The following are encoded together in the Salvia hispanica cultivar TCC Black 2014 chromosome 6, UniMelb_Shisp_WGS_1.0, whole genome shotgun sequence genome:
- the LOC125194094 gene encoding flowering time control protein FCA-like isoform X3 translates to MEKFDRSRGSDRYSNSSAPPHQYNSGDRHSRGGGAPIHRRQQDNYRDGGGGGGRDNTHGYTGGRENIRAFDSPPPYRSPPSGGSGVGSVGGGGLRPIGDGIGGMRPIGNGIGGFRPPIGSGDGFGPMGGIGGRGFRPIGGVDAAKFRPMGGGFGGDGGRFPQMGGGGGDVGGFPPMSRGGGDSGGFRRSVGSDGEAGGFRPMDGGGGDGAGFGFDNYGGPPTALSGQKRGYPGRERSPGREGVKFAKLFVGSVPRTATEDDIRPLFENHGRVMEVAMIKDKRTGQPQGCCFIKYASPDEADRAIAALHNQYTLPGGMTPIQVRYADGERERIGATEYKLFVGSLNKQAVEKEVEEIFLPYGRVEDVYLMRDEMKQSRGCGFVKYSQREMAQAAIDALNGIYIMRGCEQPLTVRFADPKRPRPGDSRGVPSSGEPGPRFSAPGIRTPSDHHEPLGGPNPNSWPSTQNLGPPSHAGNQGYPNQYQPRPGNMAASSTPAIQYPVGAIPGSMDSSFPAPPALSAPISQFNNNQSVPQIPSNGSKLSPWQRPLQSPQPVQLPPSNTTSFSNHSLPGSQMQPSLIQTPYSQAPPSQSLPGENSQPSIPSQIQVQHSASSAHRQAPGVGNQPQYPQQLQPFNQPPSELAQMLSQQKQTLQATFQSSQQALNQLQQQLQQRQPAIQNLATHQGQVAAKQQSPWPGAVSQPIANTANTQPARDSATTTTNPSPAITGGTPAAATSNWSEHTSPDGYKYYYNSLTGESKWEKPAELALNEPQQQKPSNPHPQLHSHPSGPSLQQAPQMQAQIHNQAKPFQQAAQSSEIGYAQAPANDPARYQQASQEWMWKNKHSGM, encoded by the exons ATGGAGAAATTCGATAGGAGTAGAGGTTCTGATAGGTATAGCAATAGCAGCGCTCCACCTCACCAGTATAATTCAGGCGATAGGCACTCCCGCGGCGGCGGAGCTCCGATACACCGTCGTCAACAGGATAATTATCGAGACGGCGGTGGAGGAGGGGGGCGCGACAATACTCATGGTTATACCGGCGGAAGGGAGAATATTAGGGCGTTTGACAGCCCGCCGCCCTACCGGTCTCCGCCTAGCGGCGGCAGCGGCGTGGGAAGCGTTGGAGGAGGGGGATTGAGACCAATTGGGGATGGAATTGGGGGAATGAGACCAATTGGGAATGGAATTGGGGGGTTTCGACCGCCGATTGGCAGCGGAGATGGGTTTGGGCCGATGGGTGGAATTGGGGGAAGAGGGTTTCGACCGATAGGTGGGGTTGATGCTGCTAAATTTCGACCAATGGGCGGCGGATTTGGAGGTGATGGCGGGAGGTTTCCGCAGATGGGTGGTGGCGGTGGAGATGTTGGAGGGTTTCCACCGATGAGTAGAGGTGGTGGTGATAGTGGAGGCTTTAGAAGGTCGGTTGGCAGTGATGGTGAAGCTGGAGGCTTTCGACCAATGGATGGAGGCGGTGGTGATGGTGCAGGCTTTGGGTTTGATAACTATGGGGGGCCTCCTACAGCTCTCTCGGGCCAAAAACGTGGTTACCCTGGTAGAGAAAGATCTCCAG gcAGAGAAGGAGTTAAATTCGCCAAACTATTTGTTGGGTCTGTTCCGAGGACAGCCACAGAAGATGAT ATCCGACCTCTATTTGAAAATCATGGGCGTGTGATGGAAGTTGCTATGATCAAGGATAAGAGGACTGGCCAGCCACAAG GATGCTGTTTCATTAAATATGCTTCTCCTGACGAGGCTGACAGGGCAATTGCTGCATTGCATAACCAGTACACGTTACCTGGG GGAATGACTCCTATCCAAGTCAGATATGCAGATGGAGAGCGAGAACGTATTG GTGCAACCGAATACAAGCTATTTGTTGGGTCATTGAACAAACAGGCTGTTGAGAAGGAAGTTGAAGAG ATCTTTTTACCTTATGGTAGAGTTGAGGATGTCTATCTTATGCGTGATGAGATGAAGCAGAGCCGTG GTTGTGGATTTGTCAAATACTCTCAGAGAGAGATGGCACAAGCGGCCATTGATGCTCTAaatggaatatatattatgaGG GGCTGTGAACAACCATTAACTGTCAGATTTGCTGATCCTAAAAGACCTAGACCTGGAGATTCGAG AGGTGTTCCTTCTTCTGGTGAACCTGGCCCTCGATTTTCTGCCCCTGGGATCAG AACTCCGTCAGATCATCACGAGCCATTAGGTGGCCCCAATCCTAATTCGTGGCCAAGCACGCAGAATCTAGGACCGCCTTCTCATGCTGGTAACCAAGGTTATCCTAATCAGTATCAGCCTAGGCCTGGGAATATGGCCGCTTCTTCTACTCCA GCAATCCAGTATCCTGTTGGAGCTATTCCTGGCAGTATGGACAGTTCATTTCCTGCACCTCCTGCCTTGTCTGCGCCTATATCTCAGTTT AATAATAACCAGTCCGTACCACAAATTCCTTCTAATGGCTCAAAGCTATCTCCCTGGCAGCGACCTCTTCAGTCACCACAGCCTGTGCAGTTACCTCCATCAAACACGACATCGTTCTCCAATCATAGTTTACCGGGCTCACAGATGCAACCCAGTCTGATACAGACCCCATACAGTCAGGCCCCACCATCACAATCTCTGCCAGGAGAGAACAGTCAACCATCTATTCCCTCCCAGATACAAGTGCAGCATAGCGCTTCTTCTGCTCACAGACAAGCTCCTGGAGTGGGGAATCAGCCACAGTATCCTCAACAACTTCAACCTTTTAATCAGCCGCCTTCAGAGCTGGCTCAAATGCTGTCACAACAGAAACAAACTCTACAGGCTACTTTCCAGTCTTCTCAACAAGCTCTAAATCAGCTGCAACAGCAGCTGCAACAGAGACAACCGGCGATTCAAAACCTAGCAACTCATCAGGGTCAAGTAGCTGCTAAACAGCAG TCTCCTTGGCCTGGAGCGGTATCTCAGCCCATTGCAAACACAGCTAACACGCAACCAGCCAGAGATTCAGCAACGACAACAACTAACCCCTCACCTGCCATTACTGGTGGTACTCCGGCTGCTGCTACAAGCAATTGGTCCGAGCACACTTCCCCTGATGGATACAAGTACTACTACAACAGCTTGACTGGTGAAAGCAAG TGGGAGAAACCTGCAGAGCTTGCGCTGAATGAGCCCCAGCAACAGAAGCCGTCTAACCCGCACCCTCAGCTGCATTCTCACCCATCAGGACCATCATTGCAACAAGCTCCTCAAATGCAAGCTCAGATCCATAACCAAGCCAAGCCGTTCCAGCAGGCTGCTCAATCATCG gaaattggGTATGCACAAGCTCCAGCGAACGATCCTGCACGCTATCAACAG GCGTCTCAGGAGTGGATGTGGAAGAATAAGCATTCAG GAATGTGA
- the LOC125193255 gene encoding probable WRKY transcription factor 48 — protein MEEEKSKEPTPTEDSKPSISNYNNHNQTMMIINQQICNTNTLFDDHLSFMDGHDFACPSSAFDDFFLPPPPPPESSEMAATPNASSISSSSAEAAANDDRKRINRADEDEEEEANNEDKSKKVLKPKKKNQKRQREPRFAFMTKSEIDHLDDGYRWRKYGQKAVKNSPFPRSYYRCTSPACGVKKRVERSSEDPSIVVTTYEGTHTHSCPITPRGAVGFGISPVEAPSPAPAFHRGGASSSLFAMPQIHHYPHQQQQQQQQPRRPYFTNLTQASPLSFGNSTNSRVPPPFLPSSTSSGLRDHGLLQDMLPSEMLKEPKGE, from the exons ATGGAGGAGGAAAAGAGCAAAGAGCCGACACCAACAGAGGATTCTAAACCATCAATATCCAATTACAATAATCATAATCAAACCATGATGATCATCAATCAACAAATCTGCAACACCAACACCTTATTCGATGATCATCTTAGCTTCATGGACGGTCACGATTTCGCCTGCCCTTCTTCTGCATTCGACGATTTTTtcctgccgccgccgccgccgccggagagCTCCGAGATGGCCGCCACCCCCAACGCCTCCTccatctcctcctcctccgccgagGCTGCTGCCAACGATGACCGGAAAAGGATCAATCGAGCtgatgaggatgaggaagaagaagcaaaTAATGAAGACAAGAGTAAGAAAGT attgaaaccaaaaaagaaaaatcagaaaagGCAAAGAGAACCAAGATTTGCTTTCATGACAAAGAGTGAGATCGATCATTTGGACGATGGGTATCGATGGAGAAAGTACGGCCAAAAAGCTGTGAAAAACAGCCCTTTTCCCAG GAGCTACTATCGTTGCACTAGTCCAGCATGTGGTGTGAAGAAGAGAGTGGAGAGATCTTCCGAAGATCCATCAATTGTTGTCACAACCTACGAAGGCACGCACACTCACTCCTGTCCCATCACGCCACGTGGCGCTGTCGGCTTCGGCATTTCCCCGGTCGAAGCCCCCTCCCCCGCCCCCGCCTTCCACAGGGGTGGCGCTTCGTCGTCCCTTTTCGCCATGCCTCAAATTCATCACTATCCGcaccaacaacaacaacagcaACAGCAACCGCGACGACCGTATTTTACAAACTTGACACAAGCATCACCTTTGAGTTTTGGGAATAGTACTAATTCTAGGGTTCCACCTCCATTTTTGCCATCATCAACAAGTAGTGGATTGAGAGATCATGGTCTCCTTCAAGACATGCTGCCATCTGAGATGTTGAAGGAGCCAAAAGGGGAGTAG
- the LOC125193141 gene encoding uncharacterized protein LOC125193141 → MDFISAKEREIVIDIDRFIDTSTEGGASSLADENLGNVVSISVSVDENPKAVDEISPQTGKNGKREKGRSSGKKKSSKPPRPPRGLSLDAADQKLIRELSELAMIKRAKIERMKVLKKMRAAKALSSSSASSSGSLMALLFTFIFFAVVVLQGCHSSGVAHSSNSTVATHGSLQSSSSAGVPLTSNGSPDVIMQPVLGPDIARGDAEKSVH, encoded by the exons atggattttatCTCAGCAAAAGAGAGGGAAATTGTGATTGATATAGATAGATTCATCGATACGAGTACAGAAGGAGGAGCTTCTTCTCTTGCAGATGAGAATCTAGGGAATGTGGTTTCGATTTCTGTGAGTGTGGACGAGAATCCGAAAGCGGTTGATGAGATTTCACCGCAGACGGGGAAGAATGGTAAACGGGAGAAGGGGAGGTCATCGGGCAAGAAGAAGTCCTCAAAGCCTCCGCGCCCTCCAAGAGGGCTTTCGTTAGATGCAGCCGACCAGAAGCTCATCAGAGAGTTATCCGAGCTAGCCATGATTAAACGTGCCAAGATCGAGAGGATGAAGGTCTTGAAGAAGATGAGAGCAGCAAAGGCGTTGTCGTCTTCATCAGCATCATCCAGTGGAAGCTTGATGGCTCTGCTTTTCACCTTCATCTTTTTTGCTGTCGTCGTTCTTCAAG GTTGCCACTCTTCTGGTGTGGCTCATTCGAGTAATTCAACCGTTGCTACTCATGGCTCGTTGCAGTCGAGTTCAAGTGCAGGTGTACCTTTAACCAGCAATGGATCTCCCGA TGTTATTATGCAACCGGTTCTTGGTCCAGACATAGCAAGAGGTGATGCGGAGAAATCTGTACATTAA
- the LOC125194094 gene encoding flowering time control protein FCA-like isoform X2, which produces MEKFDRSRGSDRYSNSSAPPHQYNSGDRHSRGGGAPIHRRQQDNYRDGGGGGGRDNTHGYTGGRENIRAFDSPPPYRSPPSGGSGVGSVGGGGLRPIGDGIGGMRPIGNGIGGFRPPIGSGDGFGPMGGIGGRGFRPIGGVDAAKFRPMGGGFGGDGGRFPQMGGGGGDVGGFPPMSRGGGDSGGFRRSVGSDGEAGGFRPMDGGGGDGAGFGFDNYGGPPTALSGQKRGYPGRERSPGREGVKFAKLFVGSVPRTATEDDIRPLFENHGRVMEVAMIKDKRTGQPQGCCFIKYASPDEADRAIAALHNQYTLPGGMTPIQVRYADGERERIGATEYKLFVGSLNKQAVEKEVEEIFLPYGRVEDVYLMRDEMKQSRGCGFVKYSQREMAQAAIDALNGIYIMRGCEQPLTVRFADPKRPRPGDSRGVPSSGEPGPRFSAPGIRTPSDHHEPLGGPNPNSWPSTQNLGPPSHAGNQGYPNQYQPRPGNMAASSTPYPVGAIPGSMDSSFPAPPALSAPISQFNNNQSVPQIPSNGSKLSPWQRPLQSPQPVQLPPSNTTSFSNHSLPGSQMQPSLIQTPYSQAPPSQSLPGENSQPSIPSQIQVQHSASSAHRQAPGVGNQPQYPQQLQPFNQPPSELAQMLSQQKQTLQATFQSSQQALNQLQQQLQQRQPAIQNLATHQGQVAAKQQSPWPGAVSQPIANTANTQPARDSATTTTNPSPAITGGTPAAATSNWSEHTSPDGYKYYYNSLTGESKWEKPAELALNEPQQQKPSNPHPQLHSHPSGPSLQQAPQMQAQIHNQAKPFQQAAQSSYHVPGFSAKQGTKEIGYAQAPANDPARYQQASQEWMWKNKHSGM; this is translated from the exons ATGGAGAAATTCGATAGGAGTAGAGGTTCTGATAGGTATAGCAATAGCAGCGCTCCACCTCACCAGTATAATTCAGGCGATAGGCACTCCCGCGGCGGCGGAGCTCCGATACACCGTCGTCAACAGGATAATTATCGAGACGGCGGTGGAGGAGGGGGGCGCGACAATACTCATGGTTATACCGGCGGAAGGGAGAATATTAGGGCGTTTGACAGCCCGCCGCCCTACCGGTCTCCGCCTAGCGGCGGCAGCGGCGTGGGAAGCGTTGGAGGAGGGGGATTGAGACCAATTGGGGATGGAATTGGGGGAATGAGACCAATTGGGAATGGAATTGGGGGGTTTCGACCGCCGATTGGCAGCGGAGATGGGTTTGGGCCGATGGGTGGAATTGGGGGAAGAGGGTTTCGACCGATAGGTGGGGTTGATGCTGCTAAATTTCGACCAATGGGCGGCGGATTTGGAGGTGATGGCGGGAGGTTTCCGCAGATGGGTGGTGGCGGTGGAGATGTTGGAGGGTTTCCACCGATGAGTAGAGGTGGTGGTGATAGTGGAGGCTTTAGAAGGTCGGTTGGCAGTGATGGTGAAGCTGGAGGCTTTCGACCAATGGATGGAGGCGGTGGTGATGGTGCAGGCTTTGGGTTTGATAACTATGGGGGGCCTCCTACAGCTCTCTCGGGCCAAAAACGTGGTTACCCTGGTAGAGAAAGATCTCCAG gcAGAGAAGGAGTTAAATTCGCCAAACTATTTGTTGGGTCTGTTCCGAGGACAGCCACAGAAGATGAT ATCCGACCTCTATTTGAAAATCATGGGCGTGTGATGGAAGTTGCTATGATCAAGGATAAGAGGACTGGCCAGCCACAAG GATGCTGTTTCATTAAATATGCTTCTCCTGACGAGGCTGACAGGGCAATTGCTGCATTGCATAACCAGTACACGTTACCTGGG GGAATGACTCCTATCCAAGTCAGATATGCAGATGGAGAGCGAGAACGTATTG GTGCAACCGAATACAAGCTATTTGTTGGGTCATTGAACAAACAGGCTGTTGAGAAGGAAGTTGAAGAG ATCTTTTTACCTTATGGTAGAGTTGAGGATGTCTATCTTATGCGTGATGAGATGAAGCAGAGCCGTG GTTGTGGATTTGTCAAATACTCTCAGAGAGAGATGGCACAAGCGGCCATTGATGCTCTAaatggaatatatattatgaGG GGCTGTGAACAACCATTAACTGTCAGATTTGCTGATCCTAAAAGACCTAGACCTGGAGATTCGAG AGGTGTTCCTTCTTCTGGTGAACCTGGCCCTCGATTTTCTGCCCCTGGGATCAG AACTCCGTCAGATCATCACGAGCCATTAGGTGGCCCCAATCCTAATTCGTGGCCAAGCACGCAGAATCTAGGACCGCCTTCTCATGCTGGTAACCAAGGTTATCCTAATCAGTATCAGCCTAGGCCTGGGAATATGGCCGCTTCTTCTACTCCA TATCCTGTTGGAGCTATTCCTGGCAGTATGGACAGTTCATTTCCTGCACCTCCTGCCTTGTCTGCGCCTATATCTCAGTTT AATAATAACCAGTCCGTACCACAAATTCCTTCTAATGGCTCAAAGCTATCTCCCTGGCAGCGACCTCTTCAGTCACCACAGCCTGTGCAGTTACCTCCATCAAACACGACATCGTTCTCCAATCATAGTTTACCGGGCTCACAGATGCAACCCAGTCTGATACAGACCCCATACAGTCAGGCCCCACCATCACAATCTCTGCCAGGAGAGAACAGTCAACCATCTATTCCCTCCCAGATACAAGTGCAGCATAGCGCTTCTTCTGCTCACAGACAAGCTCCTGGAGTGGGGAATCAGCCACAGTATCCTCAACAACTTCAACCTTTTAATCAGCCGCCTTCAGAGCTGGCTCAAATGCTGTCACAACAGAAACAAACTCTACAGGCTACTTTCCAGTCTTCTCAACAAGCTCTAAATCAGCTGCAACAGCAGCTGCAACAGAGACAACCGGCGATTCAAAACCTAGCAACTCATCAGGGTCAAGTAGCTGCTAAACAGCAG TCTCCTTGGCCTGGAGCGGTATCTCAGCCCATTGCAAACACAGCTAACACGCAACCAGCCAGAGATTCAGCAACGACAACAACTAACCCCTCACCTGCCATTACTGGTGGTACTCCGGCTGCTGCTACAAGCAATTGGTCCGAGCACACTTCCCCTGATGGATACAAGTACTACTACAACAGCTTGACTGGTGAAAGCAAG TGGGAGAAACCTGCAGAGCTTGCGCTGAATGAGCCCCAGCAACAGAAGCCGTCTAACCCGCACCCTCAGCTGCATTCTCACCCATCAGGACCATCATTGCAACAAGCTCCTCAAATGCAAGCTCAGATCCATAACCAAGCCAAGCCGTTCCAGCAGGCTGCTCAATCATCG TACCATGTCCCTGGATTTTCTGCAAAACAAGGCACTAAG gaaattggGTATGCACAAGCTCCAGCGAACGATCCTGCACGCTATCAACAG GCGTCTCAGGAGTGGATGTGGAAGAATAAGCATTCAG GAATGTGA
- the LOC125194094 gene encoding flowering time control protein FCA-like isoform X1, with product MEKFDRSRGSDRYSNSSAPPHQYNSGDRHSRGGGAPIHRRQQDNYRDGGGGGGRDNTHGYTGGRENIRAFDSPPPYRSPPSGGSGVGSVGGGGLRPIGDGIGGMRPIGNGIGGFRPPIGSGDGFGPMGGIGGRGFRPIGGVDAAKFRPMGGGFGGDGGRFPQMGGGGGDVGGFPPMSRGGGDSGGFRRSVGSDGEAGGFRPMDGGGGDGAGFGFDNYGGPPTALSGQKRGYPGRERSPGREGVKFAKLFVGSVPRTATEDDIRPLFENHGRVMEVAMIKDKRTGQPQGCCFIKYASPDEADRAIAALHNQYTLPGGMTPIQVRYADGERERIGATEYKLFVGSLNKQAVEKEVEEIFLPYGRVEDVYLMRDEMKQSRGCGFVKYSQREMAQAAIDALNGIYIMRGCEQPLTVRFADPKRPRPGDSRGVPSSGEPGPRFSAPGIRTPSDHHEPLGGPNPNSWPSTQNLGPPSHAGNQGYPNQYQPRPGNMAASSTPAIQYPVGAIPGSMDSSFPAPPALSAPISQFNNNQSVPQIPSNGSKLSPWQRPLQSPQPVQLPPSNTTSFSNHSLPGSQMQPSLIQTPYSQAPPSQSLPGENSQPSIPSQIQVQHSASSAHRQAPGVGNQPQYPQQLQPFNQPPSELAQMLSQQKQTLQATFQSSQQALNQLQQQLQQRQPAIQNLATHQGQVAAKQQSPWPGAVSQPIANTANTQPARDSATTTTNPSPAITGGTPAAATSNWSEHTSPDGYKYYYNSLTGESKWEKPAELALNEPQQQKPSNPHPQLHSHPSGPSLQQAPQMQAQIHNQAKPFQQAAQSSYHVPGFSAKQGTKEIGYAQAPANDPARYQQASQEWMWKNKHSGM from the exons ATGGAGAAATTCGATAGGAGTAGAGGTTCTGATAGGTATAGCAATAGCAGCGCTCCACCTCACCAGTATAATTCAGGCGATAGGCACTCCCGCGGCGGCGGAGCTCCGATACACCGTCGTCAACAGGATAATTATCGAGACGGCGGTGGAGGAGGGGGGCGCGACAATACTCATGGTTATACCGGCGGAAGGGAGAATATTAGGGCGTTTGACAGCCCGCCGCCCTACCGGTCTCCGCCTAGCGGCGGCAGCGGCGTGGGAAGCGTTGGAGGAGGGGGATTGAGACCAATTGGGGATGGAATTGGGGGAATGAGACCAATTGGGAATGGAATTGGGGGGTTTCGACCGCCGATTGGCAGCGGAGATGGGTTTGGGCCGATGGGTGGAATTGGGGGAAGAGGGTTTCGACCGATAGGTGGGGTTGATGCTGCTAAATTTCGACCAATGGGCGGCGGATTTGGAGGTGATGGCGGGAGGTTTCCGCAGATGGGTGGTGGCGGTGGAGATGTTGGAGGGTTTCCACCGATGAGTAGAGGTGGTGGTGATAGTGGAGGCTTTAGAAGGTCGGTTGGCAGTGATGGTGAAGCTGGAGGCTTTCGACCAATGGATGGAGGCGGTGGTGATGGTGCAGGCTTTGGGTTTGATAACTATGGGGGGCCTCCTACAGCTCTCTCGGGCCAAAAACGTGGTTACCCTGGTAGAGAAAGATCTCCAG gcAGAGAAGGAGTTAAATTCGCCAAACTATTTGTTGGGTCTGTTCCGAGGACAGCCACAGAAGATGAT ATCCGACCTCTATTTGAAAATCATGGGCGTGTGATGGAAGTTGCTATGATCAAGGATAAGAGGACTGGCCAGCCACAAG GATGCTGTTTCATTAAATATGCTTCTCCTGACGAGGCTGACAGGGCAATTGCTGCATTGCATAACCAGTACACGTTACCTGGG GGAATGACTCCTATCCAAGTCAGATATGCAGATGGAGAGCGAGAACGTATTG GTGCAACCGAATACAAGCTATTTGTTGGGTCATTGAACAAACAGGCTGTTGAGAAGGAAGTTGAAGAG ATCTTTTTACCTTATGGTAGAGTTGAGGATGTCTATCTTATGCGTGATGAGATGAAGCAGAGCCGTG GTTGTGGATTTGTCAAATACTCTCAGAGAGAGATGGCACAAGCGGCCATTGATGCTCTAaatggaatatatattatgaGG GGCTGTGAACAACCATTAACTGTCAGATTTGCTGATCCTAAAAGACCTAGACCTGGAGATTCGAG AGGTGTTCCTTCTTCTGGTGAACCTGGCCCTCGATTTTCTGCCCCTGGGATCAG AACTCCGTCAGATCATCACGAGCCATTAGGTGGCCCCAATCCTAATTCGTGGCCAAGCACGCAGAATCTAGGACCGCCTTCTCATGCTGGTAACCAAGGTTATCCTAATCAGTATCAGCCTAGGCCTGGGAATATGGCCGCTTCTTCTACTCCA GCAATCCAGTATCCTGTTGGAGCTATTCCTGGCAGTATGGACAGTTCATTTCCTGCACCTCCTGCCTTGTCTGCGCCTATATCTCAGTTT AATAATAACCAGTCCGTACCACAAATTCCTTCTAATGGCTCAAAGCTATCTCCCTGGCAGCGACCTCTTCAGTCACCACAGCCTGTGCAGTTACCTCCATCAAACACGACATCGTTCTCCAATCATAGTTTACCGGGCTCACAGATGCAACCCAGTCTGATACAGACCCCATACAGTCAGGCCCCACCATCACAATCTCTGCCAGGAGAGAACAGTCAACCATCTATTCCCTCCCAGATACAAGTGCAGCATAGCGCTTCTTCTGCTCACAGACAAGCTCCTGGAGTGGGGAATCAGCCACAGTATCCTCAACAACTTCAACCTTTTAATCAGCCGCCTTCAGAGCTGGCTCAAATGCTGTCACAACAGAAACAAACTCTACAGGCTACTTTCCAGTCTTCTCAACAAGCTCTAAATCAGCTGCAACAGCAGCTGCAACAGAGACAACCGGCGATTCAAAACCTAGCAACTCATCAGGGTCAAGTAGCTGCTAAACAGCAG TCTCCTTGGCCTGGAGCGGTATCTCAGCCCATTGCAAACACAGCTAACACGCAACCAGCCAGAGATTCAGCAACGACAACAACTAACCCCTCACCTGCCATTACTGGTGGTACTCCGGCTGCTGCTACAAGCAATTGGTCCGAGCACACTTCCCCTGATGGATACAAGTACTACTACAACAGCTTGACTGGTGAAAGCAAG TGGGAGAAACCTGCAGAGCTTGCGCTGAATGAGCCCCAGCAACAGAAGCCGTCTAACCCGCACCCTCAGCTGCATTCTCACCCATCAGGACCATCATTGCAACAAGCTCCTCAAATGCAAGCTCAGATCCATAACCAAGCCAAGCCGTTCCAGCAGGCTGCTCAATCATCG TACCATGTCCCTGGATTTTCTGCAAAACAAGGCACTAAG gaaattggGTATGCACAAGCTCCAGCGAACGATCCTGCACGCTATCAACAG GCGTCTCAGGAGTGGATGTGGAAGAATAAGCATTCAG GAATGTGA